AAGAATTGCATGATATTCGTGCATATATTTTTAATAATCCCGAGAATTGGGAAACAGATGAAAATTATAAAATTTAGCACAATCTTTTTCCCAACCAACATTACCCGATACCCCCCCATTGAGACAAATAGAAAAGTTAGTTTACAAATTGTATAATTAGTTTACAAATTGTATAATCTAAACAAAGAAGAAATAAAATCATAGAAGGAGAGAACAATGGATAAAAAGGATGTAAATGCGGCTTTTGATTTGGTGTGCGAAGAGATTGAAGGGTTGCTTAATGCAATAAACAGAGAGGTCAACGAAGCATCGAACGCTCAAGATTATGATAAAGTGCAACAAATTAGTGAATTTGCAAAAAGCGTTAAGGAATTCAAAGAAAAGGTAATATCACTTCAAAAAGAATGGAAGACAATTCCCAAGGGAAAGCCCCCCTCTCAAGTTGGTAAAAGGCAGGGTAAAGGTAAATTGAAAAGAGGTTTAAAGACACCTCAAGAGAAATATGTAATACCTATTCTGGAATCCCTTATTGAATTGGATGGAGAAGCAAAAGTAAAAGATGTATTGAATCGCGTCCATAATAAAATGAAAGGCATCTTAAATGAATATGATTATGAAAAACTGCCGAAAACAAAGCAGATAAGATGGGAAAATACTGCTATGTGGGCAAAGAATAAGATGAAAAAGGAAGGGCTATTATCCGATGACCACCGAAAAAGAATGTGGAAAATCACAGATAAGGGAAAGGAATATTATAACCAGCATAAATCCCAAACCTGAACTTTCTCTCCATCAAAAAATACCTCATATTTCATAATAACAATAGTTAAGTGGTATTATTATTCAAATGAAGACTCAGACGAGGAGGTAAAATGACAAAATCATTTGAAATCAGTATTAATCCTGATGTTATCAAATGGGCGAGGGAAAGTGCTGGATTCTCTGTGGAAGAAATAGCAAAAAAACTCAAAATTAGCACAGAGAATTACAAAAAGATAGAAAAAGGGGAGAAAAAACCTACTTTTAGGCAAA
This DNA window, taken from Candidatus Hydrogenedens sp., encodes the following:
- a CDS encoding winged helix-turn-helix domain-containing protein, with translation MDKKDVNAAFDLVCEEIEGLLNAINREVNEASNAQDYDKVQQISEFAKSVKEFKEKVISLQKEWKTIPKGKPPSQVGKRQGKGKLKRGLKTPQEKYVIPILESLIELDGEAKVKDVLNRVHNKMKGILNEYDYEKLPKTKQIRWENTAMWAKNKMKKEGLLSDDHRKRMWKITDKGKEYYNQHKSQT